A DNA window from Macadamia integrifolia cultivar HAES 741 chromosome 4, SCU_Mint_v3, whole genome shotgun sequence contains the following coding sequences:
- the LOC122075220 gene encoding activating signal cointegrator 1 translates to MKSKGSGEWLEKALLDLCRNMETGLDLDADLISGLVSYCEMAPPQDAKEYLNNIIGEEAGQNVIDEYLRQRGYSDNSNSTTKVSNSKLQTYMKPPQDEGLISGTRRPTRVPKEVMASSVEERKVPSETAESRNSQKVNQGGSKKKKAGKVVSLAEAAKGSIVFQQGKPCSCQARRHKLVSNCLSCGKIVCEQEGEGPCNFCGALVLREGSTYAGLENAVVPLSDAEAEAEAYAKRLVEYDRNAAARTTVIDDQSDYYEFEGNSWLSKEEKDLLKKKQQEIDEAESARRSKVVVTFDLVGRKILMNKDDASELESENRILRPVDEREANRIKPNPTARVQPSFVDPGPGPGRKTTKGKQPRKVHANGLCLEISGRVQHGEIDPQRFVAAEDPPEEFSDRTNWLEPSANISFNVKEEDYECSLDSH, encoded by the exons atgaAGTCTAAGGGATCGGGAGAATGGCTGGAGAAGGCGTTGCTGGACCTCTGCAGAAACATGGAGACGGGTTTAGATTTAGATGCGGATCTCATATCTGGTCTCGTCTCCTATTGCGAGATGGCACCCCCTCAGGACGCCAAAGAATATCTCAAC AATATTATTGGGGAGGAAGCTGGCCAAAACGTAATTGATGAATATTTACGGCAGAGAGGTTACTCAGATAACAGCAACAGCACCACAAAGGTGTCGAATTCCAAATTGCAGACTTACATGAAACCACCCCAAGATGAAGGTTTGATCAGTGGAACGAGAAGGCCAACTAGAGTACCCAAGGAGGTAATGGCATCCAGTGTTGAGGAGAGAAAAGTCCCATCTGAGACTGCagaatccagaaatagccagaAAGTAAACCAAGGTggttccaaaaagaaaaaagctggAAAAGTTGTTTCACTTGCAGAGGCTGCAAAAGGCTCAATTGTATTCCAACAAGGGAAACCATGCTCCTGCCAAGCCCGTCGACACAAACTAGTGAGCAATTGTTTATCTTGTGGCAAGATTGTCTGTGAACAAGAAGGTGAGGGACCTTGTAATTTTTGTGGGGCCCTTGTTCTGAGAGAAGGAAGCACGTATGCTGGTCTAGAGAACGCTGTAGTTCCCCTGTCAGATGCCGAGGCAGAAGCTGAAGCCTATGCAAAGAGACTTGTTGAGTATGACCGAAACGCTGCTGCACGTACTACTGTTATTGATGACCAAAGTGACTATTATGAGTTTGAGGGAAATAGCTGGTTATCAAAAGAG GAAAAGGATCTTTTAAAGAAGAAACAGCAGGAGATTGACGAAGCCGAAAGTGCACGGCGAAGTAAAGTAGTGGTCACATTTGACTTGGTTGGCCGCAAG ATACTTATGAATAAAGATGATGCTTCTGAGTTGGAATCAGAGAACCGAATACTACGACCAGTGGATGAAAGAGAAGCAAACCGTATTAAACCAAATCCAACTGCCAGAGTACAACCAAGTTTTGTGGACCCTGGCCCTGGCCCTGGTAGAAAGACAACTAAGGGCAAACAACCTAGGAAGGTACATGCCAACGGCCTGTGCTTGGAGATAAGTGGAAGGGTACAACATGGAGAGATTGACCCACAACGATTTGTAGCAGCAGAAGATCCTCCGGAGGAGTTCTCTGATAGGACTAATTGGTTAGAACCATCAGCAAATATCAGTTTCAATGTAAAAGAGGAAGATTATGAGTGTTCTCTAGATTCTCATTAG